GGTCGTCGTCGAGGCGAAGGGGGTCGTGAAGAAGCCGGCGGATCTCTCCTTCGAGGATGCCGCCGCGATCCCGACGGTCGGGATCACCGCCTTTCAGGCCCTGGCCAACCTGGGGAAGCCGCAACCCGGACAAGCCGTCTTCGTCCACGGCTGCCTCGGCGGAGTGGGACGGGCCGCCGTCCAGATGGCCTCCACGCACGGCGCCTCGGTGGGAGGCAGCTGCCGCGCCACCGCCACGCACGACGCGCGCGACCTCGGCGTCGCCCCGATCGTCGAGTTCGACTTCGACCCGACGGCCCTCAGAGGACGATTCGACATCGTCCTCGACACGGCGGGCACGCTCCCGATCAAGGCGGCGCAGATGTTGCTGAAGTCCGGCGGCCGCATCGTCGACATCACCCCCACTCCCGCGAAGTTCGCGAGAAGCGCCCTGCCGGGGCCCTTCAAGGTGTTGATCGCCCAGGCCGTCACGGAGGACCTCGAGGAGGTCGCGCGAGCCGCCGGGCAGGGAACACTGCGGCTGCCGATCGCCCGCACGGTGCCGCTCACCCAAGCGATCGCGGCGCTCACGGAGTTCGAACGCGGCATGACCAAGGGCGGCAAGCTCGTCATCACGGCCGGGTGACCGCCGTGTCGCCGCCCGGGTGACCGCCGTGTCGCCGCCGACTCACGCCGTTCCGGCGGCCCGCCGGAACGGCGTGAGTCGGCGGCACCCCCCGAACCCGCCCTAGGGCCTGTCTGGGGTTGTGATCTGGATCAGGGAGCGGGGCGTGGCACGCACGCTCGCCGCGTTGCCGAAACGCCCTAGTAGCTCCGCTACGAGGGCCTTCCGGCGCCTTGCGATCGCACGCACCACGCCCCGCTCCCTGATCCAGATCACAACCCCAGACAGGCCCTA
This genomic interval from Streptomyces asiaticus contains the following:
- a CDS encoding NADP-dependent oxidoreductase, which gives rise to MTTAKRIQYHQYGGPEVLRLEDFEPAPPGPGEVLVRVRAAAANPMDWKIRSGAMKMLTGRRFPRGLGHDFAGVVEAVGDGVTRLGVGDEVLGGAPLKTAGAFAELVVVEAKGVVKKPADLSFEDAAAIPTVGITAFQALANLGKPQPGQAVFVHGCLGGVGRAAVQMASTHGASVGGSCRATATHDARDLGVAPIVEFDFDPTALRGRFDIVLDTAGTLPIKAAQMLLKSGGRIVDITPTPAKFARSALPGPFKVLIAQAVTEDLEEVARAAGQGTLRLPIARTVPLTQAIAALTEFERGMTKGGKLVITAG